Below is a genomic region from Longimicrobium sp..
GCAGGACCGTGGGCTGATCTACATGTGGACCAAGGTCGGTTACACGGACAAGTTCAAGAAGCATAACGAGACCTATGCGCTCATCGTGGTGCGGCTGGACGACCAGTTCGACGGGGCTCACGTCGGCGTGACGAAGTTCGCGGTCCAGGAGGGCAAGACGAAGGATACGGTGGGTCTCACGACCGTGGTCTGCGACGCCACGATTCCGGTGACCTCCCTTTTCTACTGGAGGGAAGAGGCACACAGGAAAAACTGGAACGAGCTCCGCCCGCTGACGAAGTGGGGCGCGTTCAGCATGGCCATGGAGAAAAAAGACACGGAGATCTGGGGTGGCGACGAATAGACGCTCGTCGCCACGGCGTACGGCAGCGGCCCCGCTCCCGGTCCGGAGCGGGGCCGCGTCTTCATCGGCATACGTGGGGGACGGCTATGGCTGCAGCGGCGCGCGGAAGCCGTTGCGGGCGACGTAGTCGAGCGCCACGCGGCCCTCGGGCGAGTGCACGGCGCCACGGCGGTGCAGGTCGCGCAGCACGGCACTCCCCGCGTCGCCCATGTCCGCCAGCGTCCACACGGCCACGGCGGGCGCGTCGTAGCCGTCCGCGGGGTTCGCGTCGCCCGTGGCGATCGTGGTCAGATAGGCGAGGGCGCGGCGGCGGTCGGGCGCGAGGGAGAGGAGCCGGAGCGCGGCGCGGCGGACGTTGGCGTCGTCGCTGCGGCGGTGGATGCGCTCCAGCCGGGCGCCGGTGCCGGGCGCGGCCGTGCGGGCGAGCGTGATGACGGCGGCCTGGCGGACGGCGGGATCGTCCGAGCGCAGCGCCAGCCGCTCCAGCGCCAGCTGCACCGCCGGGTCGGCCGCAGCGGGGTCGGCGGCCGAGAGCGTGACGGGCGCCTCCGCGGCCATCGACGCGCGGCCGGGGAGCGGCTCCTCGGGGCGGCGGACGGACGAGGCGGGCAGGGTGATGCTGTACTCGACGCCGTTCTGCTCGCGCACGCGCAGCTCGTACCCGGACGCCGTGCGCACCAGGCGGCCGGCGTCCTCCTGCGCCCGCGCGGAGGCGGCGAGCAGGTGCATGGGGACGACGAGAAGCGGGATGGCGCGGCGGATCGGCATCATCGTCCACCTCGGAAAAGGGTCGTGCGTGATGATACAACGCGCCACGCCGCGGGTTTCCGACGCGATCACAGGCGTTGACGCGGACACCGACGCACCGCGTATTGAAGCGGGAAGAGTCATCCTCGCGATCCCACTGACACGGAGGCGGCGATGCGGCGAATCCCGGTCTCGGTCTGGCTGGTGCTCGGGCTGGCCGTGGCCATCCACGCGGACTGGCACCTGGCGCGGCCGGCGCACGGCCATCACCGGCTGAGCTTCGACTGGCCGTACCACTGGGTGACGGCGATCCCGGTGTTCGTGCTGGCGGCGTGGATCGTGTGGCGGCGCTGGCCGGACCGGCTCGCCGCGGCATCCGCGCTGAACCTGGGGCTGGCGCTCGTCGCCGCGCAGGTGCTGGAGCCGCTGGCGGAGCAGGTGGGCTACTTCCACCGCTTCGCGCTGGGGATCGAGCCGGAGCGGTGGCCGGCCTTCCTCACCTTCACCGGCACCGGTCTGCTCGCGTACGCCTGCACGCTCGCCCTGCTGCGGATGCGCATGTCCCCGCGCGCGGAAACGGCGGCATCTCCCGCGAGCTGACTGCGACGTCCGTGAATTCGATCGATGCACCCGGACTGGATGCCAGGCGGCGCCCGAGGAATCCATGGCATGCGTCCGAGCGACAGGCGGCCTGTGGCTCGGGAGCCGGCCACAGATTCCTCAGGCGCCTACGATTTGGCATGGAGGACAGGACGGCGCAGCGCCTTCGGAATGACATCCTTTCCTCCAATGCACAGATGATCCTGAGATTGGGTGCGAGAGTGCATCCCCTGCGCAGCGAGGCTGGGGAGGCAGCATCCCCCCGATGACGTAGTTTGCAGAGCTTGAGATGTGATTAAAAGAAGGCGCCGCGGACGGGAATCGTCCGCGGCGCCTTTTCACGCGATCAGAGGACGCTCGCGCCGGCTATGGCTTCGATGCGGCGGCGTCGCGCTGGAGGAGCGCCTGCACCTGCGCCCGGAGCTCGGCCACCTCGCCGTGCAGCCCGGCCACCTCGCCGCGCAGCTGGGAGACCTCGGCGGTGCGCTGGTCGAGCTGCTGCTGCAGCGACGCCGTCCGGGCCTCGAGCGCCTTCACCCCGGCGAAGTTCACCCCGTCGATGTCGCCCAGGCCGATGGTGGTGGCCCCCAGCCCCAGCCCGAACGCCGCGTAGAAGTCCTCGGCGAACGGACCCATGTGCCGGATCCCCGGATCGGCCCCGATCATGTTCCAGGTGGTCACCGGCACCTGGCGGATGCGGAGCAGCACGTCTTCGCCGTCCACCGCCGCGAAATGCTCCTTCACCGTGCGGCTCGACGCGCAGGTCCAGCTGGGCACGGCCACGGTCAGGTCGCACCCCACGTTGCCGCCGGCGCCCGGGGTGTTGCCATTGGAGGCGGTGCTCACGCGCAGCCGGAACCCGCCGTTGTAGCGGGCGCGGAACTCGTTGTCGGCCTGGTTGCGCACCGAGTCGGTGGTCGACTCGTCACCCATGGCCATGGTGCCGGTGTGCGTGTTGTTCGACGCGCGATAGCCGAGGGCCACCGAGTAGTCGTTGTTGGCCGTGGTGCGGTAGCCCAGCGCCACCGAGCCCTGCCCGCCCGCGCGCACCGTGTAGCCGATGGCGGTGCAGGCGAACCCCGAGCAGACGTTGCTGGCCCCCGCGCTGAACCCGGCCGTGCCGCTGACCGTGACGCCCGAGCCGAAGCCCACGCCCACGGTCGAGCTCACCGTCACCTGGTCGCCGTAGGCGAAGGCGCCGTAGCCGCTGGCGATCACCTGGTTGCCGCCGGCGAAGGTGAAGTCGTCCATGTTGGCGTCGTCCCAGTTGGTCTGGGCGGTGGGGACGCGCCCGAAGCGGACCGAGCCGCGGCAGGGGTGCCAGAAGAAGAAGGTGCCGGCGCCGCCGCCGGTGGG
It encodes:
- a CDS encoding HEAT repeat domain-containing protein; this encodes MMPIRRAIPLLVVPMHLLAASARAQEDAGRLVRTASGYELRVREQNGVEYSITLPASSVRRPEEPLPGRASMAAEAPVTLSAADPAAADPAVQLALERLALRSDDPAVRQAAVITLARTAAPGTGARLERIHRRSDDANVRRAALRLLSLAPDRRRALAYLTTIATGDANPADGYDAPAVAVWTLADMGDAGSAVLRDLHRRGAVHSPEGRVALDYVARNGFRAPLQP
- a CDS encoding tail fiber domain-containing protein, producing PTGGGAGTFFFWHPCRGSVRFGRVPTAQTNWDDANMDDFTFAGGNQVIASGYGAFAYGDQVTVSSTVGVGFGSGVTVSGTAGFSAGASNVCSGFACTAIGYTVRAGGQGSVALGYRTTANNDYSVALGYRASNNTHTGTMAMGDESTTDSVRNQADNEFRARYNGGFRLRVSTASNGNTPGAGGNVGCDLTVAVPSWTCASSRTVKEHFAAVDGEDVLLRIRQVPVTTWNMIGADPGIRHMGPFAEDFYAAFGLGLGATTIGLGDIDGVNFAGVKALEARTASLQQQLDQRTAEVSQLRGEVAGLHGEVAELRAQVQALLQRDAAASKP